GAACCCACGCAAACAAAGATGTATAAAGGTATTCAAAGATTCACGTGGCGGGGATCACGGCGACCATCCGGTCGATCACCACCCGAGGAGAGGCACGACGCATGGACGCAGGCGCATGAGCGCAGGGAGCGGGCCGCACCACGAGGGGCCCTACCAGCTGCCCGACCGCAACCTGGGGCTCGACCTGATGCGAGCCACGGAGGCAGCGGCGATGGCCGCGGGCCGCTGGGCCGGTCTCGGCGAGAAGGAACGCGGCGACGGCGCCGCCGTCGACGCCATGCGCCAGGTCCTCGCCGGCGTCCAGATGCAGGGCGTCGTCGTCATCGGTGAGGGGGAGAAGGACGAGGCGCCGATGCTCCACAACGGCGAGCACCTCGGCGACGGGACCGGGCCTGAGATGGACATCGCCGTCGACCCCGTGGACGGCACGACGCTGCTGGCCAACGGCATGCCCAACGCCATTGCGGTGATCGCCGCCGCCGACCGCGGCAGCATGTTCGACCCGCGGGACGTCTTCTACATGGAGAAGCTCGTCGTGGGTCCCGAGGCGGCCGGACGGGTGGACGTGACGGCGCCGGTCGAGGAGACCCTGCGGGTCGTGGCCGAGGCCAAGGGGGGTTCGGTCTCCGACGTCACCGTGGGTGTGCTGGACCGTCCTCGGCACGGCCGGCTCATCGACCGGCTGCGCGCTGCCGGAGCCCGGATCACGCTGTTCCCCGACGGCGACGTCGCGGTGGCGATCGCCGTCGCCCGGCCCGACTCGGGGATCGACGTGCTCATGGGCGTCGGGGGGACCCCCGAGGGCGTCATCACCGCGTGCGCCCTGAAGGCGATGGGCGGGGAGATCCAGGCTCGCCTCTACGCTGCCGACGACGAGCAGCGCCGGCGGGCCCTCGCCGCCGGCCATGACCTCGACCGCGTGCTGGGTCACGACGACCTCGTGACGAGCGACAACACCTTCTTCGTCGCGACCGGCATCACCGACGGCAACCTCCTCCCGGGCGTGCGCTACTCCGGTGGCGGTGCCCGGACCCGGTCGCTGGTCATGCGCTCACGAAGCGGCACGGTTCGCGAGGTCAGCAGCGATCACGCACTGGACAAGATGCTCCGCCACGTCGGGGTGACCGTGACAGACGACGAGAGGCAGTGACCGACACATGGACAAGCTCGTGTACCACTTCGACGAGGGCGACCGGGACCAGCGGGACCTGCTGGGGGGCAAGGGAGCCAACCTCGCCGAGATGACCCGGCTGGGCCTCCCGGTGCCCCCGGGGTTCATCGTGACGACGGAGGCGTGCCGTCACTACCTGGAGCACGGACGCCTGCCCGACGACCTCCGGGTGCAGGTCACCATGGCCCTGCGCAAGCTCGAGGACGACGTGGGACGTCGCCTCGGTGACTCCGTGGACCCTCTGCTCGTCAGCGTGCGGTCCGGGGCGAAGTACTCGATGCCGGGGATGATGGAAACCGTCCTCAACGTCGGCCTCAACGACTACTCGGTCAGGGGACTGGTCGAGGCGTCCGGGGACGAGCGCTTCGTGTGGGACTCCTACCGGCGCCTGATCCAGATGTTCGGCAAGACCGTGCTGGGCATGGAGGGCGACGACTTCGCGAAGGCGCTCGAGGCAGCAAAGGCCGCCAAGGGCGTGACCAGCGACGTCGAGCTGGACGCGGCTGACCTGCGCCAGCTGGTCGAGGACTTCAAGGTCGTCGTGGAGGATCGCTGCGGAAGGCCCTTCCCGCAGGACCCCCGGGAGCAGCTGGACCTCGCCATCCGCGCCGTCTTCGACTCCTGGAACACCGACCGGGCCAGGGTCTACCGGCGCCGGGAGCGCATCCCCGAAGACGCAGGTACGGCCGTCAACGTCTGCACGATGGTCTTCGGCAACCTGGGGGAGACCTCGGGTACCGGCGTGTGCTTCACCCGCGACCCGTCGACCGGCAAGCCCGGGGTCTACGGCGACT
The genomic region above belongs to Nocardioides coralli and contains:
- the glpX gene encoding class II fructose-bisphosphatase encodes the protein MSAGSGPHHEGPYQLPDRNLGLDLMRATEAAAMAAGRWAGLGEKERGDGAAVDAMRQVLAGVQMQGVVVIGEGEKDEAPMLHNGEHLGDGTGPEMDIAVDPVDGTTLLANGMPNAIAVIAAADRGSMFDPRDVFYMEKLVVGPEAAGRVDVTAPVEETLRVVAEAKGGSVSDVTVGVLDRPRHGRLIDRLRAAGARITLFPDGDVAVAIAVARPDSGIDVLMGVGGTPEGVITACALKAMGGEIQARLYAADDEQRRRALAAGHDLDRVLGHDDLVTSDNTFFVATGITDGNLLPGVRYSGGGARTRSLVMRSRSGTVREVSSDHALDKMLRHVGVTVTDDERQ